Proteins encoded in a region of the Spirochaeta lutea genome:
- a CDS encoding Bax inhibitor-1/YccA family protein, with translation MNQQQTSFSQGLSAVASRTILRNVYIWMTLGLIITGVVALMVANNQQVVYAIASSPGLLMMLIIGELALVWFLSASIHKLSTGTAAALFALYSGLNGVTLSFIFLVYTANSIATVFFITAGTFAAMSLYAMTTKRSLEGWGHYLLMGLIGLIIASVVNIFLRSEAMYFIISGVGVLLFTALTAYDTQQIKKMSDQLTGEVGEEDFVRLSILGALRLYLDFINLFLYLLRFLGNRR, from the coding sequence GAAATGTATATATATGGATGACCTTGGGTCTTATAATAACCGGTGTCGTCGCCCTGATGGTGGCCAATAATCAGCAGGTGGTGTACGCCATTGCCTCGAGTCCGGGACTTCTGATGATGCTTATTATCGGTGAGCTCGCCCTGGTCTGGTTTTTATCCGCCAGTATCCATAAGCTCAGTACCGGTACTGCAGCAGCCCTCTTTGCCCTGTATTCTGGACTCAACGGGGTGACACTATCCTTTATCTTTCTTGTATACACCGCCAATTCCATTGCCACGGTATTCTTTATTACCGCCGGAACCTTCGCAGCCATGAGCCTCTATGCTATGACCACCAAACGCAGCCTAGAGGGCTGGGGCCACTACCTGCTCATGGGCCTAATAGGGCTGATCATCGCCAGTGTGGTGAACATTTTCCTTCGCAGCGAGGCTATGTACTTCATCATCAGCGGTGTCGGCGTGCTTCTTTTTACCGCCCTGACGGCCTACGATACCCAGCAGATCAAGAAGATGAGTGATCAACTCACCGGCGAGGTTGGTGAAGAAGACTTCGTGCGGCTTTCTATTCTCGGAGCCCTGCGCCTCTACCTGGACTTTATCAACCTTTTCCTCTACCTGCTCCGTTTCTTGGGTAACCGCCGCTAA